From Candidatus Pedobacter colombiensis, one genomic window encodes:
- a CDS encoding MFS transporter — translation MKETTTTTTLDPKQLAQQTVFSILFTISFTHLINDMLQAVIPAVYPILKEKFSLSFTQIGLITLTYQLTASILQPFIGLYTDKRPRPYSLAIAMAFTLVGLVAVSFASSFINILLAVSLIGIGSSIFHPESSRVAHLASGGKKGLAQSIFQLGGNAGSAIGPLLAALIVVPNGQFHIIWFSLVAVVGIVILSKVAKWYQQQLAIKERNKHVVTEIKHTFTKKRVAFSMGILMVLIFSKYFYMASMTSYYTFYLIDKFHVSVQESQVYLFAFLGAVAAGTLIGGPLGDRFGRKYIIWISILGAAPFTLLLPFVSLFWTGVLSVIIGVIIASAFSAILVYATELVPGKVGMIAGLFFGFAFGMGGLGSALLGKLADQTSITYVFHICAFLPLIGIFTGFLPNIEGKKKS, via the coding sequence ATGAAAGAAACAACTACAACTACTACCCTTGATCCTAAACAATTGGCCCAGCAAACGGTCTTTTCTATTTTATTTACCATCAGCTTTACACATCTGATTAATGATATGTTACAGGCTGTAATTCCGGCAGTATATCCGATTTTGAAGGAAAAGTTTAGTCTAAGCTTTACTCAAATCGGACTCATTACCTTAACCTATCAGCTTACGGCTTCTATTTTACAGCCATTTATTGGCCTTTATACTGATAAAAGACCTAGACCTTATTCGTTGGCTATAGCTATGGCATTCACCCTTGTTGGTCTTGTTGCTGTATCATTTGCTTCCAGCTTTATTAATATTTTGCTTGCGGTAAGCTTAATTGGTATTGGCTCATCCATATTCCATCCTGAATCTTCGAGGGTTGCTCACCTGGCATCTGGTGGTAAAAAGGGATTGGCCCAATCTATTTTTCAATTGGGTGGAAATGCAGGAAGTGCAATAGGGCCTTTACTTGCAGCACTTATAGTGGTGCCTAATGGACAGTTCCATATTATTTGGTTTTCATTGGTCGCTGTTGTAGGCATTGTCATACTCTCTAAAGTTGCCAAATGGTACCAGCAACAGTTGGCTATTAAGGAAAGAAATAAGCATGTCGTTACCGAAATCAAACATACTTTTACAAAGAAACGTGTTGCATTTTCAATGGGAATTTTAATGGTATTAATTTTCTCAAAGTACTTTTATATGGCCAGCATGACCAGTTATTATACTTTTTATCTGATTGATAAGTTTCATGTTTCCGTACAGGAATCACAGGTTTATCTGTTCGCTTTTTTAGGTGCAGTAGCGGCCGGAACATTAATCGGAGGGCCTTTGGGTGACCGTTTTGGAAGAAAATACATCATCTGGATTTCCATACTTGGTGCAGCGCCATTTACATTGTTGCTACCATTTGTGTCTTTATTTTGGACAGGTGTATTGTCTGTTATCATTGGTGTAATCATTGCATCTGCATTCTCTGCTATTCTGGTGTATGCCACAGAGCTTGTTCCGGGTAAAGTGGGTATGATTGCCGGACTATTTTTTGGCTTTGCTTTTGGTATGGGTGGGTTAGGCTCAGCTCTCCTAGGTAAATTGGCCGATCAGACCAGCATTACTTATGTATTCCACATCTGTGCATTCCTTCCATTGATAGGAATCTTTACCGGATTCCTACCTAATATTGAAGGTAAAAAGAAATCATAA